From a single Gimesia fumaroli genomic region:
- a CDS encoding GNAT family N-acetyltransferase, which yields MIIRPEEPEDIATIRHVEKQAFGQPAEADLVDRLRTACPEQISLVVIIENQLVGHILFTPAVIEYEDGAKLGGFGLAPVAVLPTFQKQGVGTALIQAGLEVLQDRKQSFVIVLGQHEFYPRFGFQPASQYQITCQFAGENPEAFMIHLLNNKGFQSKAGVARYHSVFYSL from the coding sequence ATGATCATTCGTCCGGAAGAACCTGAGGATATTGCCACGATCAGGCATGTAGAGAAACAGGCTTTCGGTCAACCTGCTGAAGCGGATCTGGTGGATCGATTAAGAACAGCATGTCCGGAGCAGATCTCTCTGGTTGTGATTATCGAAAATCAATTGGTGGGGCATATTCTGTTCACACCGGCAGTCATTGAATATGAGGACGGAGCAAAGCTCGGCGGTTTCGGGCTGGCTCCTGTGGCGGTATTACCCACCTTTCAGAAACAGGGGGTCGGGACAGCTTTGATTCAAGCCGGCCTGGAAGTGTTACAGGACCGAAAACAGTCTTTTGTGATCGTATTAGGACAGCATGAATTTTACCCGCGATTTGGCTTTCAGCCCGCTTCTCAGTATCAAATTACCTGCCAATTTGCGGGCGAAAATCCTGAGGCATTTATGATTCATCTCCTGAACAACAAAGGGTTTCAGTCGAAAGCAGGAGTCGCCCGGTATCATTCCGTATTTTACTCACTCTAA
- a CDS encoding metal ABC transporter substrate-binding protein: protein MQRTILLLVLFSVLTLCACQPSPRSKEKKTAENETPVVVVVNYPLQFIVESLVGPEYEVLNPVPPDANPETWLPDDVMIQTIQQADLIVTNGANFADWVKKLSLPRSKVLRTSLSLKDALITVPDFEVHSHGTGGAHSHAGTVAFFWLDPALMARQAEAIAQRLIEIDPQQKESITANLKKLKESLKSLGKKLDQLQAEFPGLHWFSERPVYQYLAQRCDWTMHHLHWKPGVVPTEHDWDKLKTIQQEHKISFLVWEHQPKENRVKDLAEHGIASVVLDPLTGKPAQGDYVSEMQRQLEQLEQFLKQHQLESVKSKK, encoded by the coding sequence ATGCAACGGACTATTTTGCTCTTGGTACTGTTTTCAGTGCTGACACTCTGTGCCTGTCAGCCATCCCCACGGTCAAAAGAAAAAAAGACGGCGGAAAATGAAACACCTGTTGTCGTGGTGGTGAACTATCCTTTGCAGTTCATTGTTGAGTCTCTCGTCGGCCCGGAATATGAAGTTCTTAATCCAGTGCCTCCCGACGCAAACCCGGAAACCTGGCTTCCCGATGATGTGATGATTCAGACAATCCAGCAGGCAGATCTGATTGTTACTAACGGTGCCAATTTTGCCGACTGGGTTAAGAAACTGTCGCTGCCCCGTTCCAAAGTCTTAAGAACATCGCTTTCATTGAAAGATGCCTTGATCACGGTTCCCGATTTTGAAGTGCACAGCCATGGGACCGGCGGCGCGCATTCCCACGCCGGGACCGTCGCCTTTTTCTGGCTGGATCCGGCTTTAATGGCGCGACAGGCAGAAGCGATTGCACAACGACTGATTGAGATAGATCCGCAGCAAAAAGAAAGTATCACGGCCAACCTCAAGAAACTGAAAGAATCGTTAAAGTCGCTGGGGAAAAAACTGGATCAACTGCAGGCGGAATTTCCCGGGTTACACTGGTTTTCCGAACGTCCCGTGTATCAATATCTGGCACAGCGGTGTGACTGGACGATGCATCATCTGCATTGGAAGCCGGGGGTGGTTCCTACCGAGCATGACTGGGACAAGCTGAAAACAATTCAGCAGGAGCACAAAATCTCGTTTCTAGTATGGGAGCATCAGCCGAAAGAGAATCGGGTAAAAGATCTCGCAGAACATGGTATTGCTTCGGTGGTCTTGGATCCACTGACTGGGAAACCGGCTCAGGGTGACTATGTGAGCGAAATGCAACGCCAGTTAGAACAACTGGAACAGTTCTTGAAGCAACATCAGTTAGAATCTGTTAAGTCAAAGAAGTAA
- a CDS encoding ABC transporter permease, which produces MNGILRLTLRYLAYNKLKTITLVLCVSLALLLPVLLQFGVAQFEQDLMARARSTPLVAGVKGSRFDLALQSMYFSRADLEPTSMREVEAIQETNYALPIPLALRFTAQGFPVVGTTLDYFEFREREIAKGTQLKRLGDCIIGANVAEKLQLQPGDKLMSDPLNVFDLSGNYPLKMRVVGVLEESESPDDDAVFVDLKTEWIISGIGHGHQSVNAETSKDLVLKQEDQTTIANAAVPQFNEVTDENLSSFHFHGETDSFPISAIIVVPVDQKSEVLLLGMYDTKESQLQLIRPTEIVNELMSMVFRVKQLFDMNSLLVSISIGLLLALVFVLSLRLRKRERQTMFQLGCSRSTIWKLQLTEVFFISAASLLVVLGITLIVRVYAGQLLRLWFS; this is translated from the coding sequence ATGAATGGGATCCTCCGACTGACATTACGCTATTTAGCTTATAATAAGTTGAAAACGATCACGCTGGTTTTGTGTGTCTCGCTGGCGTTGCTCTTGCCAGTCTTGTTGCAATTTGGCGTGGCACAGTTCGAACAGGATCTGATGGCCCGAGCCCGTTCGACCCCATTGGTGGCAGGAGTCAAGGGAAGTCGTTTTGATCTTGCGCTACAAAGCATGTATTTCAGTCGTGCAGATCTGGAGCCGACATCGATGCGGGAAGTGGAAGCGATTCAGGAGACAAACTATGCACTCCCGATACCACTGGCACTCCGTTTTACCGCACAGGGATTTCCCGTTGTCGGAACGACTCTGGATTATTTTGAGTTTCGTGAGCGGGAGATCGCGAAGGGAACCCAACTGAAACGGCTGGGGGATTGTATAATTGGAGCCAATGTTGCTGAGAAACTTCAGTTACAACCCGGCGACAAACTGATGTCGGATCCGCTCAATGTGTTTGATCTATCGGGAAATTATCCGCTGAAAATGCGGGTCGTGGGAGTACTCGAAGAATCTGAGTCACCCGACGATGATGCCGTCTTTGTCGATTTGAAAACGGAATGGATTATCTCGGGCATCGGACACGGCCATCAGAGTGTCAATGCGGAAACCAGCAAAGATCTGGTCTTGAAGCAGGAAGATCAGACAACGATTGCGAACGCCGCCGTCCCTCAGTTTAATGAGGTGACCGATGAAAACTTGTCTTCGTTTCACTTTCATGGAGAGACTGATTCGTTTCCCATTTCCGCTATCATCGTGGTTCCCGTGGATCAAAAGTCGGAAGTCCTGCTGTTGGGCATGTATGATACGAAAGAATCACAGTTACAGTTGATTCGTCCAACCGAAATTGTCAATGAGTTGATGAGCATGGTGTTTCGCGTGAAGCAGTTATTTGATATGAATTCCTTGCTGGTTTCGATTTCCATAGGATTATTATTGGCACTGGTGTTTGTGCTTTCGCTGCGCTTACGCAAGCGGGAACGTCAAACAATGTTTCAACTGGGCTGCAGCCGATCGACGATCTGGAAGCTGCAGCTGACAGAAGTCTTCTTTATTTCAGCCGCCAGTCTGCTGGTTGTACTGGGCATTACCTTGATTGTCCGGGTTTACGCGGGGCAGCTGCTGCGTCTCTGGTTTAGTTAG
- a CDS encoding ABC transporter ATP-binding protein, with amino-acid sequence MIQMQQLKFSYPQSPFRLSIPELEVKDAEKVAVVGPSGCGKTTLLNLISGILIPEQGTLISCGIDLKTLNDSQRRAYRISKVGFVFQEFELIDYLNVYENILLPYFINSTLQLDEGVQQRARELATSMQIDSYFNSRIDRISQGERQRVAICRALLPQPQILLADEPTGNLDPTNKRLIRDLLLEHATKTNATLIMVTHDDRLLDQFERTIDIERFHEMVETA; translated from the coding sequence ATGATTCAGATGCAACAACTCAAATTCAGTTATCCTCAATCCCCATTTCGATTGAGCATTCCCGAACTGGAGGTCAAAGACGCCGAAAAAGTCGCCGTGGTCGGACCCAGTGGGTGTGGTAAGACAACACTGCTGAATTTGATTTCCGGCATTCTGATTCCCGAGCAGGGGACATTGATTTCCTGTGGGATTGACTTGAAAACACTCAACGACAGCCAGCGGCGCGCGTACCGCATTTCCAAAGTCGGTTTTGTCTTTCAGGAATTTGAGTTGATCGATTATTTGAATGTCTATGAAAACATTCTGCTACCGTATTTCATCAATTCGACACTGCAACTGGATGAAGGTGTGCAGCAAAGGGCACGTGAGCTGGCGACTTCCATGCAGATCGATTCGTATTTTAACTCACGCATTGATCGCATCTCGCAGGGTGAACGGCAGCGAGTAGCGATCTGCCGGGCACTCTTGCCTCAGCCACAGATTTTGCTGGCTGATGAGCCCACTGGAAATCTCGACCCGACTAATAAACGGCTCATTCGTGATCTGTTACTCGAACACGCCACGAAAACCAATGCCACTTTAATCATGGTGACTCACGATGATCGCCTGCTGGATCAGTTCGAACGTACCATTGATATCGAACGTTTTCACGAAATGGTGGAAACGGCATGA